CGCGGTCATGTCAGGAGGTTCCGAGTTTCAGGCCCGTCACGGTGCCGTTGAAGCGGTAGTTGGTGCCCTCCAGCTCCACCGGGGCGCCGATCTTGATCGTCTGGTTGCCGAAGACCACCCCACCGGCGGTGCGGCGCCCCTGGCCCTCCAGTACGAAACGACCATCGAAGGTGCTGAAGGTCTTCTGGTTGGGATCGGGGGCGCTCACCACCTTCCCGTCGGGGGTGAGGGTGGAGATGATCCGGTCGAAAGGGAGGATCTGCTTGACCGCCACGCTGCCGTGGGGCTGGTTGCGGATCACGATCGCCACCTTGCCCTCGGCCCGGGCCTGCTCCAGCAGTTCCAGGGGGGCGGCGGCGGGGGCACCGCGCACGTCCACCATCACGGTGACGGGCTCGAGAGCGCCGGTGGCCTGGGCCACCGCCCCGCTCAGCCGGGGGCTCCAGATCACGCCCCCGATCGCCAGCAGGGCGGCGGCGGCGGCGCCGACGTCGACGAGGCTGAGGGAACGGGGCCGGGGCGACTCGCTGGGCATGGGCATGGGAAAGCCCGCGAAGTGTACGCAGCCTTTCCGGGATGCACCAGCCGCGCCAACCGGGGACCCTTCGATCCGCCGCCTCAGTTCTGCAGGTCCTCGATCATCTGGCCCAGGGCCCGCAGGTTGCCGCCCAGACCCGCCTCCTGGCGGCCGCTGAGGGCCAGATCCTGCTGCTCCGCATCGGGCTTCTGCTCAAAGCTCCCCGCCAACCGGAAGCCGTCGGGGTCGAGCCGGTAGAGCTCCCAGTCGCCCGGGTAGGCGATGCGCAGGGCCCGGTCGGCCTTGGGCAGCAGGGCATAGGCGGCCCGCCAGCCGGCCAGAAAGCCGCGGCGCCGCTGGCGCGCCACGCTGCCGATGCCCACGGCGGCATCCTCCAGGGCCGGATTGACGAGCACCACCGCGTCCCCGTGGCGGCCGCACACCTCCTCCACCAGCTCGTATTCGGCCTGGCTCGCCCCCACCAGCAGCAGCACGCCGCTGGAGGGTTCCTCCTGCTGGCGACGCCGCTGGTCGGAAAAACTGCCGATCTGCTCGGCCAGGTCCGGCGCATCCCGGCGGGCCAGGGCGGTGGCGCCGGCATCCGGAAACAGCAGCCGCACCGCGGGCCGCTCCGCCATCAGCCCTTCAAGCAGCCGCAGCACCACGGGCATCAGGCGCAGCCCTTCGAAACGGAACTCCACGGTCCAGCGCCCCCCCGATCCGGCCGCCAGGGCCGCCTGCAGGGCCTGGAGGGCTTCGGCTTCGGCGGTGCGCAGGTCGGCGGGCAGCATCGGCGGGCGGCAGGGCTGATCGGACCCTACCCAGGCGCTTCCGCCACGCTGCGGCGGGCCTGCTCCAGGGCCGCCGGCAGGCCGGCCAGATCCCCTGGGCTGACCCATGGGCCCAGGCTGATCCGCAGGCCGCTGGTCGCCTCGGTGGGGTCGTATCCCATCGCCAGCAGCACCGCACTGGTGCCCGCCGTACCCGCAGCGGCCCCAGCGCTGGCGCAGGCCGATCCACTGCTCACGGCGTAGCCCCGGCGGGCCAGCTCCCGCACCAGCCGCCGACCGCCCAGCGGCCGCCCGTCCGGCCCGTCCACCAGGAGGCTGATGTGGTGCGGCAGGCGCCCGGCGGGGTCGTCCGGCTCCGGGCCGCTCAGCCGCACGCCCTCCAGCCGCCGCAGGTCGGCCAGCAGCTGATCCCGCAGCGACGCCAGCGGATCGCCGCCGCCGTGGGCCGCCAGCCGCCGGTCGGCCAGCTCGAGGGCCGAGGCGAAGCCGGCCACCAGGGCCACCGGTTCGGTGCCGCCGCGACGCCCCCCCTCCTGGGCCCCGCCGATCAGGGGCTCGAGCCGGACGCCGCGCCGCACTAACAGGGCCCCCACGCCGCGGGGACCCTGCAGCTTGTGGGCC
This genomic stretch from Cyanobium gracile PCC 6307 harbors:
- a CDS encoding DUF1995 family protein codes for the protein MLPADLRTAEAEALQALQAALAAGSGGRWTVEFRFEGLRLMPVVLRLLEGLMAERPAVRLLFPDAGATALARRDAPDLAEQIGSFSDQRRRQQEEPSSGVLLLVGASQAEYELVEEVCGRHGDAVVLVNPALEDAAVGIGSVARQRRRGFLAGWRAAYALLPKADRALRIAYPGDWELYRLDPDGFRLAGSFEQKPDAEQQDLALSGRQEAGLGGNLRALGQMIEDLQN
- a CDS encoding DUF4330 domain-containing protein encodes the protein MPSESPRPRSLSLVDVGAAAAALLAIGGVIWSPRLSGAVAQATGALEPVTVMVDVRGAPAAAPLELLEQARAEGKVAIVIRNQPHGSVAVKQILPFDRIISTLTPDGKVVSAPDPNQKTFSTFDGRFVLEGQGRRTAGGVVFGNQTIKIGAPVELEGTNYRFNGTVTGLKLGTS